The Lysinibacillus pakistanensis genome includes a window with the following:
- a CDS encoding MarR family winged helix-turn-helix transcriptional regulator: MKDELQNRDVIDLLSERHEILRRLAEEKWNKHNHIYISNSEWNILGKIYNKQLTISDVAKDVDFSRQATHKFIKNLEAKGLVTVCKVEHSKKHKAIRMTEFGEECYKKNELYKAEIEQQLINTIGEEHVAKLKHILRLNWQLEHLVMQDSL, from the coding sequence TTGAAGGACGAATTGCAAAATCGGGATGTCATTGATTTATTAAGCGAGCGTCATGAAATACTTCGACGACTTGCTGAAGAGAAGTGGAATAAACATAATCATATTTACATTTCAAATTCTGAATGGAATATTTTGGGTAAAATATACAATAAGCAACTTACGATTTCAGATGTGGCTAAGGATGTTGATTTTTCTAGACAGGCAACCCACAAATTTATAAAAAATTTGGAAGCCAAAGGTCTTGTAACAGTTTGTAAAGTTGAACATAGTAAGAAACATAAAGCCATTCGTATGACTGAATTTGGTGAAGAATGCTATAAAAAAAATGAACTATACAAAGCTGAAATTGAGCAGCAACTTATCAATACGATAGGCGAAGAACATGTGGCCAAATTAAAGCATATCTTAAGGCTTAATTGGCAATTGGAACATTTAGTAATGCAGGATTCACTCTAA
- a CDS encoding CarD family transcriptional regulator, which translates to MYSVGDVVIYSSHGLCSIEDICEQTFSDITKTYYVLHPLNDSKLTIRTPIDNAKKQLRDIIKKDDAQKILHSFTSPGVEWIEQNTHRMRYHIEIIKSGDRQKQANLLNTLLRKKLEFLALEKKFPNQEEKLLQTLQESIFSEFSIALNKPSEEIYEDVLTKLQ; encoded by the coding sequence ATGTATAGTGTTGGCGATGTAGTCATTTATTCATCACATGGTCTTTGTTCAATTGAAGATATTTGTGAGCAAACTTTCAGCGACATTACAAAAACTTACTACGTTTTACATCCATTAAATGATTCAAAGTTAACCATTCGTACCCCTATTGACAATGCAAAAAAACAGCTTAGAGACATTATAAAAAAAGATGATGCCCAAAAAATTCTTCATTCATTTACTTCTCCTGGTGTTGAATGGATAGAACAAAACACACATCGTATGCGATATCATATAGAAATCATTAAATCCGGTGATCGACAAAAGCAAGCAAATCTCTTAAATACTTTACTAAGAAAAAAGCTTGAATTTCTAGCACTAGAAAAAAAATTCCCAAATCAAGAAGAAAAATTACTTCAAACCTTACAGGAATCCATTTTCTCAGAGTTTTCGATTGCCCTTAATAAACCCTCAGAAGAA